A single region of the Candidatus Kryptoniota bacterium genome encodes:
- a CDS encoding STAS domain-containing protein, with protein MNEFKVLTRDSGNAVVMELHGFLDAHTAPELEKTFTELIGKGKYNIVVNFNELSYISSAGLGVFMAYIDEVRNNHGDIKLTNMQQKVFNVFDLLGFPFLYEIYRDQTEALKKFGDH; from the coding sequence ATGAATGAGTTTAAAGTGCTGACTCGTGATTCGGGCAATGCTGTCGTTATGGAGCTTCACGGCTTCCTCGACGCGCATACGGCTCCGGAACTCGAAAAGACTTTTACAGAACTCATAGGTAAGGGCAAATACAACATCGTGGTGAATTTCAACGAGCTCAGCTACATCTCAAGTGCGGGCCTCGGGGTATTCATGGCTTACATCGATGAAGTGCGAAACAACCACGGAGACATCAAGCTGACCAACATGCAGCAAAAGGTCTTCAATGTGTTCGATCTTCTCGGGTTTCCTTTCCTTTATGAGATTTACAGGGACCAGACCGAAGCATTAAAGAAGTTCGGCGACCACTGA
- a CDS encoding SpoIIE family protein phosphatase — protein sequence MRINLKNSLYLVAAGTLALVLLVYDWIRVTINLDAPVLNTLRNLFSVVIFVFVYAALSSIKSRKQLGPLEILTRLVGYGFITAAVISAWGIFLEERGTEAGVFAPQNFIQLLATTVFALGLAALIYQLLYFVRTLIYVKPEKKVRRRFEIFMGLAIAVGVINIFGSSAFVRVLSTAAFVLAVTLAVLHIVSVNWIVFLSRKEKYKSLGLTFFLMLLFGYSYASVGPADLAGGVMRFYSVPLEEFAKVIFLFLTIYFSLAFIVTVFHIPTSGVFEKKKRELDSYQNLSKVITNVMDTTEVLNNTAAVVGTVTQANKVWIELRNGGHSDSEGNFVVSATHRTSQYELSAFNFGKIREQVQEKKKVVVQDSAEFHKYDLINFPAKSLIAVSLTAHDEFIGILYAAHDMPLAFDQDEISTVSAFADTAAVAIQNSLLFTKSIENERLQHELRIAHEMQMKLLPLSFPSSEKFDTDFLAFPAFEVGGDYIDYSVLDDRKYAFVVGDVSGKGTSAAFYMAFMKGVFQSLSATAKSPSEFMMAANEAVVNTLQKNFFITLIYAMLDTKSGEINLLRAGHTPAILIRDGSSRLIKPSGVGLGLEQSVDFGKHLEEAKISLRSGDTLVLYTDGATDQRDPSGEEFGEQRFCELLTRLSCGTPTEIKGGIIRALAEHSQGTDAVDDTTVLVLKWK from the coding sequence ATGCGAATCAATTTAAAGAATAGCCTCTACTTAGTAGCGGCGGGCACACTTGCGCTTGTGCTCCTGGTCTACGATTGGATCAGGGTCACGATCAATCTCGATGCGCCCGTACTCAACACCCTCAGGAATTTATTTTCGGTTGTCATCTTTGTATTCGTGTATGCCGCTTTAAGTTCAATCAAGAGCCGGAAGCAGCTCGGTCCGCTGGAGATTTTGACGAGGCTCGTCGGATACGGATTCATCACGGCCGCGGTAATCTCGGCGTGGGGGATATTCCTGGAGGAGAGGGGGACCGAGGCCGGAGTATTCGCGCCGCAGAATTTCATCCAGCTCCTCGCGACCACTGTGTTTGCGCTCGGACTGGCCGCACTTATTTATCAGCTTCTCTACTTCGTGAGAACTCTGATCTACGTCAAACCGGAAAAGAAGGTCAGGAGAAGATTCGAAATCTTTATGGGGCTCGCGATCGCGGTGGGAGTAATCAATATTTTCGGCTCGTCGGCATTTGTCAGGGTGCTGTCGACTGCCGCATTCGTCCTCGCGGTCACGCTGGCGGTCCTTCACATAGTCAGCGTGAATTGGATCGTTTTTCTGTCGAGGAAAGAAAAGTACAAGTCGCTCGGTCTGACATTCTTCCTGATGCTTCTATTCGGGTATTCCTACGCTTCCGTGGGTCCTGCCGATCTTGCAGGGGGAGTAATGCGGTTTTACAGTGTGCCGCTCGAAGAATTCGCCAAAGTTATCTTCCTGTTCCTTACGATCTATTTCTCTCTCGCTTTCATAGTCACAGTTTTTCACATTCCTACAAGCGGAGTCTTTGAGAAAAAGAAGCGTGAACTCGACTCTTACCAAAATCTCAGCAAGGTCATAACGAACGTGATGGACACGACGGAAGTGCTGAACAACACTGCAGCTGTCGTGGGCACCGTTACACAGGCAAATAAAGTGTGGATCGAGCTCCGAAACGGAGGTCATTCCGATTCAGAGGGAAATTTCGTCGTAAGTGCGACTCATCGTACGAGTCAGTATGAGCTGTCCGCATTTAATTTCGGAAAAATCAGGGAGCAGGTGCAGGAAAAGAAGAAGGTGGTTGTCCAGGACTCGGCCGAATTCCACAAATACGACCTGATCAATTTCCCTGCGAAGTCTCTTATTGCTGTGTCGCTTACCGCTCATGATGAGTTCATAGGCATACTTTACGCGGCTCACGACATGCCACTTGCTTTTGACCAGGATGAGATATCCACTGTCAGCGCCTTTGCGGATACAGCTGCGGTAGCTATTCAGAACTCTCTCCTATTTACCAAGTCGATAGAAAATGAAAGGCTCCAGCATGAGCTCCGCATCGCTCATGAAATGCAGATGAAACTTCTGCCTCTGTCGTTTCCTTCGTCCGAAAAATTTGACACCGATTTTCTGGCCTTTCCCGCTTTTGAAGTAGGTGGGGACTACATCGATTATTCGGTGCTTGACGACAGAAAATATGCGTTTGTCGTAGGAGACGTATCAGGAAAGGGAACCTCAGCCGCATTTTATATGGCATTCATGAAGGGTGTGTTCCAATCTCTCTCCGCGACGGCGAAATCACCGTCTGAATTCATGATGGCTGCCAACGAAGCGGTTGTGAATACTCTCCAGAAGAATTTCTTTATTACGTTAATTTACGCGATGCTCGACACGAAGAGCGGCGAGATTAATTTGCTTCGTGCCGGACATACACCTGCAATCCTGATCAGAGACGGAAGCAGCAGACTTATCAAACCGTCCGGCGTCGGACTGGGGCTCGAGCAGTCAGTGGACTTCGGAAAGCACCTTGAGGAAGCGAAGATCTCGTTGAGATCCGGAGACACTCTTGTCCTTTATACGGATGGCGCGACCGACCAGCGAGATCCGAGCGGTGAAGAATTCGGCGAGCAGCGATTCTGCGAGCTCTTGACCAGGTTGAGCTGCGGCACTCCCACGGAGATTAAAGGAGGCATCATCCGGGCTCTTGCGGAACATTCGCAGGGAACGGATGCCGTTGACGATACAACCGTTCTCGTTTTGAAATGGAAGTGA
- a CDS encoding NADP-dependent malic enzyme, which produces MKIRVEDALQYHSVGRRGKIEVIPTKPCVTQRDLSLAYTPGVGEVCRVIDKDPELVYEYTSKGNLVAVLSNGTAVLGLGNIGPLAGKPVMEGKGVLFKRFADIDVFDIEINAKTPEEIVMVAKALEPTFGGINLEDIKAPDCFYVEEKLKETMNIPVFHDDQHGTAIISSAALLNAVEIAKKNISKVKIVINGAGAAAIACTKLYIKLGAKLENVIMCDSKGVIYKGRPFGMNPYKEQFARQTDLRTLSQAMAGADVFVGLSVANVVTKDMVRSMAPNPIIFAMANPDPEITYEDAVSARQDLIMATGRSDFPNQVNNVLGFPFIFRGALDVRARTINDEMKIAAVKALASLTKEPVLDSVKRAYGGIDLEFGREYIIPKPFDSRVITWVAPAVARAAVETGVARLPIDDWDKYVYQLEERMGITRGVVRTVLTKSHGSGMRIVFPEGQEAKILYAAQTIVDDEIASPVLLGKKSQIEIKAHELKVDLEGIEIIDPSQFQKREEYVEQLYQLRRRKGITREDAGGLVDRPNYLGAMMVHLGDADGLVSGLTQAYPTTIRPALQVIGMEEGRNRVAGLYIVMTKRDTYFFADTTVNVDPTAEELAEIATMTGEVVKRFNIVPRIAMLSFSNFGSTRVSQSIKVQKAVEIARKLAPELVIDGEIQPDVALSPDVLESVYPFSSLRGGVNTLIFPDLNAGNIAYKLVGKIGGASLLGPILMGMKKPVHVLQQGCDVDAIVNIAAVCAVEAADKQKARGTK; this is translated from the coding sequence ATGAAAATTCGCGTTGAAGATGCTCTCCAATACCATTCTGTTGGGAGGAGAGGAAAGATCGAAGTAATCCCCACTAAACCGTGCGTAACGCAGAGAGACCTTTCGCTGGCCTATACGCCGGGCGTTGGAGAAGTTTGCAGAGTCATCGATAAGGATCCTGAGTTGGTTTATGAATACACATCCAAGGGGAATCTGGTCGCGGTGTTATCAAACGGGACCGCGGTCCTGGGCCTCGGGAACATCGGCCCGCTGGCGGGCAAGCCCGTAATGGAGGGAAAGGGGGTTCTGTTCAAGAGATTTGCCGATATAGATGTGTTCGACATAGAGATCAACGCGAAGACGCCTGAAGAAATAGTGATGGTTGCGAAGGCACTCGAGCCTACTTTCGGCGGAATCAATCTCGAAGACATCAAAGCTCCGGATTGTTTCTACGTCGAGGAGAAACTCAAAGAGACAATGAACATTCCGGTCTTTCACGATGACCAGCATGGAACCGCGATCATCAGTTCCGCGGCACTCCTGAACGCCGTTGAGATTGCAAAGAAAAACATATCGAAAGTAAAAATTGTCATAAACGGTGCGGGGGCAGCGGCGATCGCATGCACGAAGCTGTACATCAAACTCGGGGCAAAATTGGAAAATGTCATCATGTGCGATTCGAAAGGTGTCATTTATAAGGGGAGGCCTTTCGGTATGAACCCGTACAAGGAGCAATTTGCGCGACAGACAGATCTCAGAACTCTTTCGCAGGCGATGGCGGGAGCCGATGTCTTCGTGGGACTCTCCGTGGCAAATGTCGTAACGAAGGACATGGTCCGATCGATGGCGCCGAACCCGATAATCTTCGCGATGGCGAACCCGGACCCGGAAATTACATACGAAGATGCCGTGTCGGCACGCCAGGACCTCATCATGGCCACCGGGCGAAGCGATTTCCCGAACCAGGTAAACAACGTCCTCGGGTTTCCATTTATTTTCAGGGGAGCTCTCGATGTCAGGGCTCGCACTATAAATGATGAAATGAAGATCGCTGCCGTCAAAGCACTGGCAAGTCTGACGAAAGAACCCGTCCTTGATTCTGTCAAGAGAGCTTATGGCGGGATCGATCTCGAATTTGGGAGAGAATACATAATACCAAAACCTTTCGATTCAAGAGTGATCACATGGGTTGCACCGGCAGTAGCAAGGGCAGCAGTCGAGACCGGAGTCGCAAGATTACCAATCGACGACTGGGACAAGTATGTCTACCAGCTCGAAGAAAGAATGGGCATCACACGCGGTGTGGTCAGAACAGTCCTCACGAAATCCCATGGGAGCGGAATGCGAATCGTGTTCCCCGAAGGACAGGAGGCAAAGATACTATATGCTGCCCAGACAATCGTAGACGATGAGATTGCCAGTCCTGTGCTTCTCGGAAAGAAGTCGCAAATCGAAATAAAGGCACACGAGCTGAAAGTGGATCTGGAAGGTATTGAAATTATCGATCCTTCTCAGTTTCAGAAACGGGAAGAGTATGTCGAGCAATTGTACCAGTTACGTCGCAGGAAAGGGATAACACGGGAGGATGCTGGAGGATTGGTCGACCGTCCCAACTACCTCGGCGCGATGATGGTACACCTGGGCGACGCGGACGGGCTGGTTTCCGGACTTACCCAGGCGTACCCGACCACGATTCGGCCCGCGCTTCAGGTAATCGGAATGGAGGAAGGGAGAAACCGGGTGGCTGGATTGTACATTGTCATGACGAAACGCGACACGTATTTCTTCGCGGACACTACTGTTAACGTCGATCCGACGGCCGAAGAGCTTGCAGAGATAGCAACAATGACGGGAGAAGTAGTAAAGAGATTCAATATCGTCCCGAGAATCGCCATGCTTTCCTTCAGCAATTTCGGATCGACGAGGGTGTCGCAGTCAATCAAGGTTCAAAAAGCGGTCGAGATCGCGCGCAAACTCGCTCCTGAACTTGTCATCGATGGAGAGATTCAGCCCGACGTCGCTCTTTCGCCTGATGTTCTCGAAAGTGTCTACCCGTTCTCAAGCTTGCGGGGCGGAGTCAACACGCTTATTTTCCCTGATCTCAACGCGGGAAATATCGCATACAAACTGGTCGGCAAAATCGGAGGAGCGTCACTCCTCGGGCCCATCCTGATGGGAATGAAGAAACCCGTTCACGTCTTGCAGCAGGGTTGCGATGTCGACGCGATAGTCAATATAGCAGCCGTATGCGCGGTCGAGGCAGCTGACAAACAAAAAGCGAGAGGGACCAAATGA
- a CDS encoding DUF1684 domain-containing protein: MKTTRAKSNLVVFLSALTLSGCSGKYEQVRFTSSEQSRYAAILASDRIRKDNFFKRDPASPLTSDERKSFEHLSYFPPDFNLIFKVRLIQNVKPGNTSIQATGGETRSAVRFGTFEFAVDGKPVRLTIYKMSEDASNELFLPFKDLTCGVDSYAGGRYLDLEENSSQEYVLDFNYCYNPYCSYNHGYSCPIVPEENRIDVSIPAGEKLLGK, translated from the coding sequence TTGAAAACAACAAGAGCGAAAAGTAATCTCGTAGTTTTCTTATCTGCCCTCACCCTGAGCGGATGCTCTGGAAAATACGAGCAGGTTAGGTTCACTTCCTCTGAACAATCACGTTACGCGGCAATACTCGCCTCCGACCGTATACGCAAGGACAATTTCTTCAAAAGAGACCCGGCTTCTCCGCTTACTTCCGACGAGCGGAAGTCGTTCGAACACCTTTCTTATTTCCCTCCAGATTTCAACCTCATTTTCAAAGTCCGGCTCATTCAGAACGTTAAACCGGGCAATACCTCGATACAGGCGACAGGTGGGGAGACCCGATCGGCAGTTCGATTCGGAACGTTTGAGTTTGCAGTCGACGGCAAGCCGGTCCGTCTGACGATTTACAAAATGTCTGAGGACGCATCTAACGAACTGTTCCTGCCGTTTAAGGACCTGACTTGCGGAGTGGATTCATATGCCGGTGGACGATATCTGGATCTGGAGGAGAACTCTTCTCAGGAATACGTTTTGGATTTCAACTACTGCTACAATCCCTACTGTTCCTATAACCACGGTTACAGTTGTCCGATCGTCCCGGAAGAGAATAGAATCGATGTATCCATCCCCGCCGGTGAAAAGTTGCTTGGTAAATGA
- the lon gene encoding endopeptidase La, with translation MNSFEELDHVSDIEKLEDIPTHLPVLPLRDSIVLPYMLFPILVGREQSVEAVEHAAKGEKFILLVAQKDGTLEDPTREELYKVGTVARILQILKLPNGLLKVLVDGVAQAFVKKFYDEKKILYAEFTINIQPSRKDVELDAYVKHAAQLFRDYVRNSRDIPPETLMSFENMREADRRFYYILANMELSIQEKTDLFSLKSLGEQYEKLIKILSEEINILKIEQEIDNKVQDSIQKNQRKYYLQEQVRIMQDELGDESPSGEMGALKERIEKAHMPEAAKAKAVDELDKLKRTQAFSPEATVIRNYLDWLLDVPWHKKTRDNLDIGHVRKILDEDHYGLDKPKERIVEQIAVLNLVKEMRSQILCFVGPPGVGKTSLAKSIARAVGRNFVRLSLGGIRDEAEIRGHRRTYVGSLPGRILQAMKKAGVVNPLMLLDEVDKLAIDFHGDPAAALLEVLDPEQNHSFQDHYLEVDYDLSKVFFITTANVRDNIPEPLQDRMEIIELPGYLDYDKLEIARAHIIPKQLAAHGIDSRLAKFDEDSLIKIIREYTWEAGVRNLEREIAGICRKIAKEVVAQKKKDVKKIAPVMVDEKKVEAFLGVPKFQSKQIDHANRVGVALGLAWTSGGGDILNIEVILMDGPDRLQLTGRLGNVMQESARAALTYVRANASRFGIAKNFYKGKEIHIHVPEGATPKDGPSAGLTMAVALISAAGKKPVRTDVAMTGEINLNGEVLQIGGLNEKMLAAKRYGIKKVLIPKSNMKEMTEIPAKLKEGIEIVPIERIEEAIVHVFAGGSKRKKRVRSKR, from the coding sequence TTGAATAGTTTCGAAGAATTAGATCACGTAAGCGATATAGAAAAGCTGGAAGACATTCCGACGCATCTTCCTGTCCTGCCGCTAAGAGACTCAATTGTCCTCCCGTATATGCTTTTCCCGATACTTGTCGGAAGAGAACAATCAGTTGAAGCAGTAGAACATGCGGCAAAGGGCGAGAAATTTATTCTACTTGTCGCTCAGAAGGACGGGACACTTGAGGACCCGACTAGAGAAGAACTGTATAAGGTAGGAACGGTCGCGCGAATTCTACAGATCCTGAAACTCCCCAACGGTCTGTTGAAAGTACTTGTCGACGGCGTCGCGCAAGCGTTCGTGAAGAAATTTTACGACGAAAAGAAAATCCTTTACGCTGAATTCACGATTAACATACAGCCCTCAAGGAAAGACGTAGAGCTGGACGCTTACGTCAAGCACGCCGCACAGCTCTTCCGGGATTATGTCAGGAACAGCCGCGACATCCCGCCCGAGACGCTCATGTCGTTTGAGAACATGAGGGAAGCCGACCGCAGGTTCTATTACATCCTCGCAAATATGGAGCTGTCGATCCAGGAGAAGACTGATCTTTTCAGCCTTAAGAGTCTCGGCGAGCAATATGAAAAACTTATAAAAATATTGTCTGAAGAGATAAACATCCTGAAAATCGAGCAGGAAATAGACAATAAGGTACAGGACAGCATTCAGAAGAACCAGCGGAAATACTACCTGCAGGAGCAGGTCAGAATAATGCAGGACGAGTTAGGTGACGAAAGTCCGTCGGGAGAAATGGGGGCACTGAAAGAGCGGATTGAGAAGGCGCATATGCCCGAGGCGGCAAAAGCGAAGGCTGTCGATGAGCTCGATAAGCTCAAGCGAACTCAGGCTTTTTCGCCGGAGGCAACGGTGATCCGCAATTACCTCGATTGGCTCCTGGATGTGCCATGGCACAAGAAGACGCGCGATAATCTGGACATCGGACACGTCAGAAAAATTCTCGACGAGGATCATTACGGCCTCGATAAGCCTAAGGAGCGTATCGTGGAGCAAATTGCCGTCTTGAATCTCGTCAAGGAAATGCGTTCCCAGATACTTTGCTTTGTCGGGCCGCCTGGAGTCGGCAAGACTTCGCTTGCCAAGTCGATCGCACGGGCGGTCGGGAGAAATTTTGTGAGGCTATCCCTGGGCGGCATAAGGGACGAAGCCGAAATAAGAGGCCACCGTCGAACATACGTCGGCTCGCTTCCGGGTCGCATCCTCCAGGCGATGAAGAAAGCGGGAGTCGTGAACCCACTTATGCTCCTCGACGAAGTGGATAAGCTTGCGATAGATTTTCACGGTGATCCCGCCGCAGCTCTCCTGGAAGTTCTCGATCCTGAACAGAACCATTCGTTTCAGGACCATTACCTGGAAGTCGACTACGATCTGTCGAAAGTTTTCTTCATTACTACGGCGAACGTGCGCGACAATATTCCAGAGCCGCTTCAGGACAGGATGGAGATCATCGAGTTGCCGGGATATCTCGATTACGACAAGCTGGAGATTGCCAGGGCTCATATCATCCCGAAGCAGCTTGCCGCTCACGGGATAGACAGCAGGCTGGCGAAGTTTGACGAGGACTCGCTTATAAAAATCATTCGTGAGTACACATGGGAAGCCGGAGTAAGAAACCTCGAGCGTGAAATAGCTGGCATTTGCAGGAAAATCGCGAAAGAAGTTGTCGCCCAGAAGAAGAAAGACGTAAAGAAGATCGCGCCAGTAATGGTAGACGAAAAGAAAGTGGAAGCTTTCCTCGGCGTGCCGAAGTTCCAGTCAAAACAGATCGATCACGCGAACAGAGTTGGTGTAGCTCTGGGACTTGCGTGGACCAGCGGAGGTGGCGATATTCTTAACATCGAAGTGATATTGATGGATGGACCAGACAGGTTGCAGCTGACCGGCAGGCTCGGAAATGTCATGCAGGAATCTGCACGCGCAGCACTGACTTACGTGAGGGCAAACGCGTCTCGATTCGGAATCGCGAAGAATTTTTATAAGGGAAAAGAAATTCACATTCACGTCCCTGAAGGCGCAACTCCCAAAGATGGTCCTTCAGCCGGTTTGACAATGGCGGTCGCACTCATTTCCGCGGCAGGGAAAAAGCCCGTCCGAACCGATGTCGCTATGACGGGAGAAATCAATCTGAACGGAGAAGTGCTGCAGATCGGCGGACTGAATGAAAAGATGCTCGCGGCAAAGAGATACGGAATAAAAAAAGTCCTGATTCCCAAGTCGAATATGAAAGAGATGACGGAGATTCCCGCAAAGCTGAAGGAGGGGATCGAGATAGTACCCATCGAGAGAATAGAAGAGGCAATCGTTCACGTCTTTGCCGGTGGTTCTAAGCGAAAGAAGCGCGTCAGGTCGAAAAGATGA
- a CDS encoding ATP-binding protein: protein MKRADKIDDSKVFKSTTNALSGVRAFVNGHAFNFGFGDKEISEITLAVDEACTNVIKHAYKGNPEAQFEVRILASGIEFEIVVRDWGASFKPEEVPVPNIKEKVKRHKAGGLGIFLMRKLMDTVEYQEKGSVNEVRLVRYLKNGPKA, encoded by the coding sequence TTGAAAAGAGCCGACAAAATAGACGATTCGAAAGTCTTCAAGAGTACGACGAACGCGCTGTCCGGCGTCAGAGCGTTTGTGAACGGGCACGCTTTCAATTTCGGATTCGGCGACAAGGAAATTTCTGAGATTACGCTGGCTGTCGACGAGGCTTGCACGAATGTTATCAAGCACGCGTACAAGGGAAATCCGGAAGCACAGTTCGAGGTCAGGATTCTGGCCAGCGGGATCGAATTTGAAATAGTGGTGCGCGACTGGGGAGCAAGTTTCAAACCCGAAGAAGTTCCGGTTCCGAATATCAAGGAGAAAGTCAAAAGGCATAAAGCGGGCGGGCTGGGCATATTCCTAATGCGGAAACTGATGGACACAGTCGAGTACCAGGAGAAGGGGAGTGTAAATGAAGTCAGGCTTGTCCGCTACCTCAAAAATGGGCCGAAGGCATAG
- a CDS encoding PorV/PorQ family protein has product MLSLSNKCRMLVCGAALAVFLPAASQANAQGLALAKYGSDFLSIGVGGRALAMGSAYTSVANDVTAGYWNPAGLSRMEFPEIALMHDQRYGDLVSYNYAAGAIPLTSDETVGVSIIVSSVSSIPNTQLAGVDANGNPIPPTNNFVGDLGRVDPTKVTFFGVTDVALIGSYARRAGDNFSYGANVKFIRRSIGSTYGTGIGFDVGALYSPIKNLSLGANLQNATTTVVAWTTGTTEVMTPTLATGASYLFNVGSFAASPALDLLFNFDNMRSSTDAHLGFISADVRAGAEVSYKNVIAVRAGFNEVKQFAVGAGIHLPKLLIDYSFARFSATDALGDTHRISLELVLENNKSEK; this is encoded by the coding sequence GTGCTGAGCCTCTCGAATAAGTGTAGGATGCTGGTATGCGGAGCGGCCCTTGCAGTATTTCTTCCGGCGGCATCGCAGGCAAACGCGCAGGGACTCGCGCTCGCAAAGTATGGATCTGATTTTCTGTCGATCGGTGTTGGCGGGCGAGCGTTGGCGATGGGTAGCGCTTACACGTCTGTCGCGAACGATGTCACTGCGGGCTACTGGAATCCCGCGGGACTTTCAAGGATGGAATTTCCCGAGATCGCATTGATGCATGATCAGCGCTACGGCGACCTCGTCAGTTACAATTACGCGGCCGGGGCCATCCCGCTGACGAGCGACGAGACGGTGGGAGTAAGTATTATCGTGTCGAGTGTGAGCAGCATCCCGAACACTCAGCTTGCCGGCGTCGACGCTAACGGGAATCCGATTCCTCCGACCAATAATTTTGTGGGAGACTTGGGCAGAGTTGATCCCACAAAAGTCACATTCTTCGGCGTAACGGATGTTGCCCTGATCGGGAGCTATGCAAGGCGGGCGGGGGACAATTTCTCGTACGGCGCTAACGTCAAGTTCATTCGTCGAAGCATAGGCTCGACTTACGGCACCGGGATCGGGTTCGACGTCGGGGCGCTATATTCGCCTATCAAGAATTTATCACTCGGCGCGAACCTTCAGAACGCCACGACTACCGTGGTCGCCTGGACAACGGGCACGACAGAGGTCATGACGCCGACACTCGCGACAGGCGCCTCATATTTATTCAACGTTGGATCCTTCGCAGCTTCTCCTGCTCTGGATCTATTATTCAATTTCGATAACATGCGGTCTTCGACCGATGCTCATTTAGGATTCATCAGCGCGGATGTGCGGGCGGGAGCGGAAGTCTCATACAAGAATGTCATAGCCGTTCGCGCGGGATTCAACGAGGTAAAGCAGTTCGCGGTCGGCGCCGGCATACATCTGCCGAAACTCCTGATCGATTACTCATTCGCGAGGTTCTCCGCAACGGACGCCCTCGGAGATACACACCGGATTTCGCTTGAACTTGTCCTTGAAAACAACAAGAGCGAAAAGTAA
- the dnaX gene encoding DNA polymerase III subunit gamma/tau, with protein MTYLVTARKWRPMRFEEVTAQEHVTVTIKNAILRNRIAHAYLFSGPSGVGKTTTARILAKAINCPNVKDGEPCNECDICKEITEGRSLDVIEIDGASNRGIDEIRDLRESVRYSPSRLKYKVYIIDEVHMLTKEAFNALLKTLEEPPSYALFILATTEPHKVIPTILTRCQRFDFKRIEIEKIIERLKFVASQEKIAVDEESFVTIAKKGDGSMRDALSIFDQVAAFCGNDIRHDVVVNALSLVDSELFFRTTELIAASDSKGAIEMAAQIVSRGYDSLDFLEGLAEHLRNLLIASTTGKSDLIEASEDHRKRYLESVKKFEKLDLMRLLKITTEAMQQIKYVSQPRIKLEMTLLQLVNLERSVQLRDLMQQISEIKKNLNSGPQPVTRAPQGVQLSDTIKESRQASLDRKIQPATNPDRNPSRPPDKIAEERPAYGSKDGSYQEITVRWDEFLQYVQKERIAVWSNLINFKPLGMRNGWLILGAPNEIIIGMARPYKTYIQEAILRNLGVRVAIDFTIAESEQPVSKASDDPMARFLKEEFGAEPLE; from the coding sequence ATGACGTATCTCGTAACCGCGCGGAAATGGCGCCCGATGCGCTTCGAAGAAGTGACAGCTCAAGAGCACGTCACGGTCACGATTAAGAACGCTATTCTCCGCAACAGGATCGCTCACGCATATCTTTTCAGCGGACCGAGCGGAGTTGGGAAGACGACAACTGCAAGAATACTCGCAAAAGCGATCAACTGCCCGAATGTCAAAGATGGCGAACCTTGTAACGAGTGCGACATTTGCAAAGAGATTACCGAGGGAAGAAGTCTGGACGTCATAGAGATCGACGGTGCCTCGAACCGCGGGATCGACGAAATACGCGACCTCCGCGAATCAGTCAGGTATTCGCCATCGAGACTTAAATACAAAGTGTACATCATTGATGAAGTGCATATGCTGACAAAGGAAGCGTTTAACGCGCTTCTCAAGACGCTGGAGGAACCGCCTTCCTATGCACTCTTCATACTCGCGACCACCGAACCGCACAAGGTTATTCCCACGATTCTCACCAGATGCCAGAGATTCGACTTCAAACGCATCGAGATTGAGAAAATAATCGAACGTCTTAAGTTCGTGGCGAGCCAGGAGAAGATTGCGGTCGACGAAGAATCGTTCGTCACTATTGCCAAGAAAGGCGACGGTTCGATGCGCGATGCCTTGAGCATCTTCGACCAGGTCGCGGCGTTTTGCGGCAACGACATCAGACACGACGTGGTCGTCAATGCACTCAGTCTCGTGGACAGCGAATTGTTTTTCAGGACCACCGAACTCATCGCTGCCTCCGACTCCAAAGGTGCCATCGAGATGGCTGCTCAAATCGTATCACGTGGTTACGATTCGCTCGATTTCCTGGAAGGACTCGCTGAACATCTGCGCAATCTTCTTATAGCTTCAACTACCGGCAAATCAGATCTTATCGAGGCCTCGGAGGATCATAGGAAGCGATACCTGGAGTCGGTGAAGAAATTTGAAAAGCTGGATCTGATGCGTCTCCTGAAAATAACGACTGAAGCGATGCAGCAGATCAAATACGTCTCCCAGCCGAGAATAAAACTTGAAATGACTCTGCTCCAGCTGGTCAATCTGGAGCGGTCGGTACAGCTGCGCGATCTTATGCAACAGATTTCGGAAATAAAAAAAAACTTGAATAGCGGTCCTCAACCCGTCACCCGGGCTCCGCAAGGAGTTCAATTGTCGGATACTATCAAGGAATCAAGACAGGCATCTCTTGATAGAAAGATTCAGCCGGCGACTAATCCGGATCGGAATCCATCGCGTCCGCCCGACAAGATAGCCGAAGAGAGACCTGCGTACGGCAGCAAAGACGGATCGTACCAGGAAATCACAGTCAGGTGGGATGAATTCCTTCAGTACGTGCAGAAAGAAAGAATCGCAGTCTGGTCCAACTTGATCAATTTCAAGCCTCTCGGGATGAGGAACGGTTGGTTGATTCTCGGCGCGCCTAACGAGATCATAATTGGCATGGCTAGACCGTACAAAACATATATACAGGAAGCGATCCTCCGCAACCTCGGAGTTCGGGTCGCTATTGATTTCACTATCGCAGAATCCGAGCAACCGGTGTCCAAGGCGAGCGACGACCCGATGGCGCGATTTCTCAAGGAGGAATTCGGTGCTGAGCCTCTCGAATAA